The DNA segment CAGGATCCACAGTCAGATCAGCAGCCCTGACGTGGTGCTGGTGCTGGACCCGACGCTGCTGGACCTGATAGACGTGACTGAGGGCCTGCAGGATGGCGGGGCCTTGCTGGTGAATACGGGCATGTCGCCGGGCGAGATTCGACGATTGCTGAACCTGGAAGGACGCGACGTGCGCGTCTATACCGTGGACGCCAGCAACATCGCCATAGAGACCCTGGGGAGGGAGATAACCAACACGCCCATGCTGGGGGCTTTTGCCCGGGCGACGGGTCTGTTCCCCTTGGAGCAGATCATAGCAGACGTCCGTAGGAACTTCAGCAAGAAGCTGCGCCCAGAGATAGTGGAAGCCAACGTCGAGGCCGTCAGACGGGCGTACGACCAGGTACAGGAAGCCTAGGCGCCCCTCGGGTGCTAGCGGGCATAGGATAGAGGGAGGTTTACATGCCGAGAGCAAAGGGGTGGAGAGAGCTCCCCATCGGCGGCATCATAGATGAGCCGGGATCAGCGCGGGAACTGGAGACGGGGGCGTGGAGAGCTTTCCGCCCCGTCGTGGACCAGGAGAAATGCATCAACTGCCTGCAGTGCTGGATGTTCTGCCCGGACATGTCCGTGCGGGTGGAGGACAGCAAGATGGTCGGCTTTGACCTCTACCACTGCAAGGGATGCGGCATCTGCGCCAGCATCTGCCCGGTAGACGCTATCACCATGGTGGTGGAGACGGAAGCCGCCAAGGAAGGAGAGGTCAAGTGAGTGACTTCAAAGCCCTCGACGGTAACCAGGCAGTGGCCGAGGCCATGCGGCAGATCAACCCGGACGTGGTGGCAGCCTACCCCATCACTCCGCAGACGGAAGCGGTGCAGGTCTTCTCTCAGTTCGTGGCCGACGGCGAGGTGGACACCGAGTTCGTCACCGTGGAGAGCGAGCATAGCGCCATGAGCGCCTGTGTGGGCGCAGGAGCGGCTGGGGCCCGGGTGATGACTTGCACCTCCTCCGCCGGCCTGGCGTTCATGTGGGAGATCACCTACATCGCTGCTTCCATGCGGCTTCCCATAGTGATGATGGTGGCTAACCGCGCTCTGTCGGGCCCCATCAACATCCACTGCGACCACTCCGACAGCATGGGCGCTCGGGACAATGGATGGGTGCAACTCTTCTCCGAGAGCCCGGAGGAAGCTTACGACAATATGATCCAGGCGGTGCGCATCGCCGAGCACCCGGACCTCATGTTGCCTGTGATGGTGATGCAGGACGGATTCATCACTAGCCACGCCATGGAGCGGGTGGAGGTCTTCGACGACCAGGCAGTGAGGGACTTCGTCGGGACTTACACCCCGAGGTACTCGGTTCTGGACGTCGAGAACCCCTTGACCTTCGGTCCGCTCGACTTCTACGTCTACTACTTCGAGCACAAGCGCCAGCAGGTGGAGGCCTTCAGCCACGCCAAGGACGTTATCCTGGAAGTGGCGGCGGACTTCAACCGCCGCTTCAACCGCAACTACGGCCTCATGGAGGCCTATCGGCTGGACGACGCCGACGTGGCCCTGGTGGCTCTTTCGTCCACCGCCGGGACGGCCAAGGTGGTAGTGGATGAGCTGCGGGGGCAGGGAGTAAAGGCAGGCCTGCTCAAGCCCAGGGTATTCCGTCCGTTCCCAGCCGAGGAGATGGTCGAGGCCCTCTCCCACGTGAAGGCCGTGGCCGTCATGGATCGCTCAATCTCCTTTGGCAGCATGGCCAACGCCGGCCCCCTGTTCCTGGAGATGGCTGCTGCTTTCTACGTGAACGGTAACGGCTCCAAAGTGCCGATGGTGGACTACGTGTACGGCCTGGGCGGCAGGGACATCGGCCCGTCCGAGATCGAGAGCGTCTACATGGACTTGCTCCGGATCGCCGATGGCGGCGAGGTGCCCAACCTGGTAACCTACCTGGGCGTGAGAGAGTGAGGAGTTAGGAATGGCGACTCAGACCAGCACTCCGACCAGACTGACACTGCGGGACCTGTCCAAGAAGTCGGATCGGCTCACTTCCGGACACCGCATGTGTCCCGGCTGCGCCGCTCCCCTAGTGGTGAAGCAGGTGCTGATGGCCATAGATGAGCCGGTCGTGGTGACTTGCGCCACGGGCTGCCTTGAGGTGGCCACTACCATCTTTCCTCAGACGGCGTGGAACGTTCCTTTCATCCACAATGCCTTCGAGAACTCGGCATCCACCGCCTCAGGCATTGAAGCGGCTTACCGGTCGCTGGTGCGCCAGGGGAAGATCGAGGACAACAACACCCGCTTCGTCGCCTTCGGGGGAGACGGGGGTACCTACGACATCGGCCTCCAAGCTCTGTCTGGAGCTATGGAGCGTGGCCACCGTATGCTGTACGTCTGCTATGACAACAACGCCTACATGAACACGGGCATCCAGCGCTCCAGCGCTACGCCATTGGGGGCGAACACCACCACCTCTCCCGCGGGAAAGGTAGTGCCGGGCAAGCGAGGGATGCGCAAAGACCTGACCGCCATCATGGCGGCCCACAACATTCCCTACGTAGCTCAGGCTTCCCCTCACAACTGGCGCGACCTGATGCAGAAAGTGCGCAAGGCGACAGCGGTAGACGGCCCTGCCTTCATGAACGTGCTGTCGAGCTGCAACCGGGGGTGGCGCCACGATGCTGATGAGACCATCGAGATGCAGCGCCTGGCAGTTGACACCTGCATGTGGCCGCTGTATGAGGTGGAAGACGGCGAGTGGCGCGTGACGTACAAGCCCAAGGAGAAGTTGCCCGTCACCGAGTATCTCAAGCCGCAGGGCCGCTTCCGGCATCTGTTCCAGCCGGGCAACCAACACCTCATAGACGAGCTACAGCAGGAAGTGGACACTCGTTGGGAGCGTCTGCTCAAGCTTGCAGGTGAGTCCTGAGCCCGGATCCGAGTCACGCAGAGCGGGGCAGCCGTCAGGGCTGCCCCGATCGGTTCCCGGGCGAGGCGGGGAGGACATGGGCGCACTGCACGTTAGCGAGCATCCACTGGTGCAGCACAAACTGGCTCTCCTTCGGGATATCCGTACCGAGCCTAAGAAGTTCCGGGAGCTGGTCCGGGAGGTCAGCGTGCTCCTTGGGTATGAGGCCACGCGGGACCTAGGACTGCAGACCGTGACCGTGACCACTCCCCTGGGAGAGGTTCAGGGGCGAGTGCTGGCGGAGAAGATCGGCCTGGTGCCCATCCTGAGGGCGGGGCTGGGAATGGTGGACGGCATCTGGGAGATGATGCCCTCGGCCGAGGTGTGGCACGTGGGCCTCTACCGCGATGAGCGGACTCTGCAGCCGGTCCAGTACTACAGCAACCTCCCCGTGGCTCCTACAGTGCAGGTCTGCTTGGTTCTGGACCCCATGCTGGCTACCGGGGGATCCGCCGTGGCTACCGTCAACATACTAAAGGAGTGGGGAGCGCGCCGGGTCAAGTTTCTGGGGCTGATAGCCTCCTCTGAGGGGGTGATGCGGTTGCGCGATGTGCATCCGGACGTGGACGTGCATGTGGCTGCCGTGGACAGGCAATTGAACGACGCGGGATACATAGTCCCTGGCCTGGGCGACGCCGGGCATCGGCTCTTCGGTACCGGCTAGCTGCTCTCGATAGCCATGTGGCTCGCGTATGCGGTCACTTTCGCCGTCGCCTTCGGGATAGCTTTTGCCCTGTCGCCCTTGTGCGCCCGCCTGGGGCTGCGCCTAGGAATGGCGGATCACCCCGGAGGCAGGCGACGTCACGGGCGGGTGGTCTCTCGCCTTGGGGGCATCGCCCTCTACCTGGGGTTCGTGGGCGCTGTCCTGTTGTCGCAGACGCTGAACGTGCCCCGCTTCGACGTCAACGAGCCGCGGCGGCTGGCTGGTCTCTTGATCGGCACCACCATCGTGTGCGTGCTGGGCCTGGTGGACGACCGCTACGAGCTTGCTCCGGGCCCCCAGTACATCGTACAGGCCCTGGCCACGGCCGTGGGCATGGTGGGGCTGATCTTCATCGAGTACGTCAACAACCCCTTTAGCTCT comes from the Anaerolineae bacterium genome and includes:
- a CDS encoding pyruvate synthase; the protein is MNNLTEIRWHGRAGQGLVTAAKLLGETALGTGQYFQAFPDYGPERMGAPIRAYTRLSPEPIRIHSQISSPDVVLVLDPTLLDLIDVTEGLQDGGALLVNTGMSPGEIRRLLNLEGRDVRVYTVDASNIAIETLGREITNTPMLGAFARATGLFPLEQIIADVRRNFSKKLRPEIVEANVEAVRRAYDQVQEA
- a CDS encoding pyruvate ferredoxin oxidoreductase (catalyzes the formation of acetyl-CoA from pyruvate and coenzyme A), with translation MATQTSTPTRLTLRDLSKKSDRLTSGHRMCPGCAAPLVVKQVLMAIDEPVVVTCATGCLEVATTIFPQTAWNVPFIHNAFENSASTASGIEAAYRSLVRQGKIEDNNTRFVAFGGDGGTYDIGLQALSGAMERGHRMLYVCYDNNAYMNTGIQRSSATPLGANTTTSPAGKVVPGKRGMRKDLTAIMAAHNIPYVAQASPHNWRDLMQKVRKATAVDGPAFMNVLSSCNRGWRHDADETIEMQRLAVDTCMWPLYEVEDGEWRVTYKPKEKLPVTEYLKPQGRFRHLFQPGNQHLIDELQQEVDTRWERLLKLAGES
- the upp gene encoding uracil phosphoribosyltransferase encodes the protein MGALHVSEHPLVQHKLALLRDIRTEPKKFRELVREVSVLLGYEATRDLGLQTVTVTTPLGEVQGRVLAEKIGLVPILRAGLGMVDGIWEMMPSAEVWHVGLYRDERTLQPVQYYSNLPVAPTVQVCLVLDPMLATGGSAVATVNILKEWGARRVKFLGLIASSEGVMRLRDVHPDVDVHVAAVDRQLNDAGYIVPGLGDAGHRLFGTG
- a CDS encoding 4Fe-4S binding protein; its protein translation is MPRAKGWRELPIGGIIDEPGSARELETGAWRAFRPVVDQEKCINCLQCWMFCPDMSVRVEDSKMVGFDLYHCKGCGICASICPVDAITMVVETEAAKEGEVK
- the porA gene encoding pyruvate ferredoxin oxidoreductase, which encodes MRHLRQHLPGRRYHHGGGDGSRQGRRGQVSDFKALDGNQAVAEAMRQINPDVVAAYPITPQTEAVQVFSQFVADGEVDTEFVTVESEHSAMSACVGAGAAGARVMTCTSSAGLAFMWEITYIAASMRLPIVMMVANRALSGPINIHCDHSDSMGARDNGWVQLFSESPEEAYDNMIQAVRIAEHPDLMLPVMVMQDGFITSHAMERVEVFDDQAVRDFVGTYTPRYSVLDVENPLTFGPLDFYVYYFEHKRQQVEAFSHAKDVILEVAADFNRRFNRNYGLMEAYRLDDADVALVALSSTAGTAKVVVDELRGQGVKAGLLKPRVFRPFPAEEMVEALSHVKAVAVMDRSISFGSMANAGPLFLEMAAAFYVNGNGSKVPMVDYVYGLGGRDIGPSEIESVYMDLLRIADGGEVPNLVTYLGVRE